From Corvus moneduloides isolate bCorMon1 chromosome 2, bCorMon1.pri, whole genome shotgun sequence, one genomic window encodes:
- the LOC116440379 gene encoding skin secretory protein xP2-like: MSNEGPQTCPPVGPSSPSPVGTEVEAEAAPALRSASPAPGTAMEAEPAAAAPSGDAEEEEPPKPLVPDEEKAAAPSVTSEELPSIGTRSPPSVPFNTPASSQASLYLEQNITGEMLSQALLEMLQLRQQREEEYALQQWMALETAQPRSPSPVGTEVEAEAAPALRSASPAPGTAMETEPAAAAPSGDDEKEKPPKPLVPEEETAAAPPVTSEELPSIGTRSPPCVPFNTPASSQASGYQEPNITGEMLSQALLEMLELRQQYEKEYAIQQWMAVVAAATAQREESSVPAPHSPPSPSPAQLGAQALREQQEEAAAGSVVPVQGRMEDSDEEMKFWQLLDDLEPFLVRDPEQSQESLPGQSIPLGEGIPELVQESWEDETDHGIWNKPLHSEDEWDEVSVLELPAEDKEQKRRAFAADGLPVPVPREAWVEGPAPEPCSPGPLCASPTALQGRAPVGHAASPAFEEPVLEAGTESPVPAPRKRPSHFRPALRGLFRCPCLAPQPED; the protein is encoded by the coding sequence ATGAGCAATGAGGGGCCCCAGACTTGTCCCCCCGTGGggcccagctctcccagccccgtGGGCACAGAGGTGGAAGCAGAGGCAGCGCCTGCCCTGCGCAGCGCCTCTCCTGCCCCGGGCACTGCCATGGAGGCTGAgccggcagctgctgccccatccggagatgctgaggaggaggagccccCCAAGCCTCTTGTTCCGGatgaagaaaaggcagcagctccGTCTGTCACCAGTGAGGAGCTGCCATCAATAGGGACACGGAGCCCACCCAGTGTCCCCTTCAacaccccagccagcagccaggcttcACTCTACCTGGAGCAGAACATCACCGGGGAAATGCTGAGCCAGGCgctgctggagatgctgcaaCTGAGGCAGCAGCGGGAGGAAGAATATGCGCTACAGCAATGGATGGCTTTAGAAACAGCACAGCCGCGTTCTCCCAGCCCCGTGGGCACAGAGGTGGAAGCAGAGGCAGCGCCTGCCCTGCGCAGCGCCTCTCCTGCCCCGGGCACTGCCATGGAGACTGAgccggcagctgctgccccatccGGAGATGATGAGAAGGAGAAGCCCCCCAAGCCTCTTGTTCCAGAAGaagaaactgcagcagctccgcCTGTCACCAGTGAGGAGCTGCCATCAATAGGGACACGGAGCCCACCCTGTGTCCCTTTCAacaccccagccagcagccaggcttcAGGGTACCAGGAGCCAAACATCACCGGGGAGATGCTGAGCCAGGCgctgctggagatgctggaaCTGAGGCAGCAGTATGAGAAAGAGTATGCAATCCAGCAGTGGATGGCTGTAGTAGCAGCAGCTACAGCCCAAAGGGAAGAGAGCTCGGTGcctgccccacacagccctcccagcccctcgccTGCCCAGCTAGGAGCCCAGgccctcagggagcagcaggaggaggcagcagcagggtcagTGGTGCCAGTGCAGGGGAGGATGGAGGACTCtgatgaagaaatgaaattttggcAACTCTTAGATGATCTGGAGCCTTTCCTGGTGAGAGACCCAGAGCAGTCCCAGGAGTCACTGCCAGGCCAGAGCATTCCTTTGGGAGAGGGGATCCCAGAGCTcgtgcaggagagctgggaagatGAGACCGACCATGGCATCTGGAACAAGCCCTTGCACTCAGAGGATGAATGGGACGAGGTCAGTGTCCTGGAGCTGCCCGCAGAAGACAAAGAGCAAAAACGCAGAGCTTTTGCGGCAGACGGGCTCCCAGTGCCTGTCCCCCGTGAGGCCTGGGTTGAGGGCCCGGCACCGGAGCCGTGCAGCCCAGGGCCGCTCTGTGCCTCGCCCACGGCCCTGCAAGGCCGAGCCCCTGTGGGACACGCGGCTTCTCCTGCCTTCGAGGAGCCGGTGCTtgaggcagggacagagagccCGGTGCCTGCCCCCAGGAAACGTCCCTCGCATTTCAGGCCGGCGCTGCGGGGGCTGTTCCGGTGCCCCTGCCTGGCGCCACAGCCCGAGGACTGA